A region from the Hippoglossus hippoglossus isolate fHipHip1 chromosome 16, fHipHip1.pri, whole genome shotgun sequence genome encodes:
- the pbxip1b gene encoding pre-B-cell leukemia homeobox interacting protein 1b isoform X1, protein MSGSNSANHSWTVLTPEETVAETLKPLAEETENHEESLASAAEPESGANQAARGEASTEGSPVEEHLVSEERTVELIGDTSTEQHTSVPPALSDAAVPASLEDSGSSVPGSDAPNHSRDPPEGPAPSSPDPDSFCDSYTHITPSPDEAPASLLTTETLGGGEFTREEERLAEEGMVHHINGEELQQEDESDLSPRKSDLGKQAVYLVDQLVMDLFSIWAKRLSGEAVVDSPVDSEVGEERTERTEEEVKPEVRKRRRSLLAALDRIGRTEEEEEREEEFQVPQRDDDSGFSVNKCILCAVILLGLGTIFFSGLFMDLDEESDYGTRELKDSEAPGKQEWLNPEVPPPPVDADSTELLNKLAEENQQISLLQAQFQAQKEELNVAEGQAAEGATAPLQWEEEEKENSRLKTEMASLPVLQKENERMKRELESVLALQKELETLRSTGTELKRSPAATEAAQVPVQSTTSPSSGQPQDSRQETTKEREDRKPLKDQKEKKTDWKKEKYDTGEKKEWKEREKFELKEGEKKEHKDGGKTEGKKGKHEQGKSDKVKDKEGKQERHSDVTKQYKEKNKKKEKVSRADEGKSWKASEGNKEWIEKSERKDRKEGKDWKKAKHEKVNEGKQEKKDWKRGKDQGEKHKGREEWNGEKQWKKVKNDFKENGKDKWEMKDWKEKGEKKELKKDGEWRAKNGKEGKRKDERKQWEESENHSRNHGKDRKMKDEKKQWKENEWKGKDDKEWKKKDEKKQREKEGEWKRGQKEKDHNYDGKKVKSSSHKKKDEHHRDEHVWGEGKAAHTHRSPPLEQPEYWVQQRDRLQHKTKPPQNCNSLETCAQSEGLLPVPLPEFEAILQTYLAKAEEAGVDASKIEELRKLAPEFFKDGVFAHDQMSFQDFVEDVGDILEDMVEDMVEGDENGYETDSEIEEEMEEFERDVMKKFSVLAAAEKVEGIQGEKRKENGRGRG, encoded by the exons ATGTCTGGCAGCAACAGTGCGAACCACAGCTGGACCGTCCTCACTCCTGAG GAGACTGTCGCTGAAACCCTGAAGCCTCtggcagaggaaacagagaatCATGAAGAAAGTCTTGCATCTGCAGCAG AGCCAGAATCTGGAGCAAATCAGGCTGCAAGGGGTGAAGCATCCACAGAGGGCTCCCCTGTGGAGGAACACCTG GTATCAGAAGAAAGAACAGTGGAGCTAATTGGAGACACAAGCACAGAGCAACACACCTCCGTGCCGCCTGCCCTCAGCGATGCCGCTGTTCCAGCTTCTTTGGAAGACTCCGGCAGCTCTGTTCCAGGCAGCGATGCCCCCAACCACTCTCGGGACCCACCCGAGGGCCCAGCACCGTCCAGCCCTGACCCTGATTCTTTCTGTGACTCCTACACCCACATAACCCCCTCCCCTGATGAGGCCCCAGCCTCACTGCTGACAACAGAGACTCTTGGAGGGGGCGAGTTTACACGAGAAGAAGAGAGGCTCGCAGAGGAAGGAATGGTGCATCACATCAATGGTGAAGAGTTACAACAGGAAGATGAGTCAGACCTGTCTCCAAGAAAGAGTGACTTAGGGAAACAGGCAG TGTACTTGGTGGACCAGCTGGTTATGGACTTGTTCAGTATCTGGGCCAAGAGGTTGTCTGGAGAGGCTGTGGTCG ACTCCCCCGTGGATTCAGAGGTgggtgaggagaggactgagagGACGGAAGAGGAGGTAAAGCCAGAGGTGAGGAAGAGGCGAAGGTCTCTCTTAGCGGCTCTGGACCGGATCGgtaggacagaggaggaagaggaaagagaggaagagtttcAGGTGCCGCAGCGAGACGACGACAGCGGATTCTCTGTGAACAAGTGCATCCTTTGTGCCGTCATTCTGTTAGGCCTCGGCACTATCTTTTTCTCTG GTCTCTTCATGGACTTGGATGAGG AGAGTGACTATGGGACAAGGGAGCTGAAAGACTCAGAAGCTCCAGGAAAACAG GAGTGGCTTAATCCAGAGGTTCCTCCACCTCCAGTAGATGCTGACAGCACAGAGCTGCTAAATAAGTTGGCTGAAGAGAACCAGCAGATTTCTTTGCTACAAGCCCAATTTCAG GCACAGAAAGAAGAGCTAAATGTGGCCGAGGGACAGGCAGCAGAGGGAGCAACGGCGCCTctgcagtgggaggaggaggagaaggaaaacagtaGGTTGAAGACAGAGATGGCATCTCTCCCTGTTCTTCAGAAAGAGaatgagaggatgaagagagagcTGGAGTCTGTCCTGGCGCTACAGAAAGAACTAGAAACACTGAGATCGACTGGGACTGAATTAAAACGCTCCCCAG CAGCCACTGAAGCCGCTCAAGTACCTGTGCAGTCCACAACATCGCCCTCCAGTGGTCAGCCCCAGGACAGCAGGCAGGAAACaactaaagagagagaggacaggaaacCATTGAAGGaccagaaagagaagaagacggATTGGAAGAAGGAGAAATATGACACTGGTGAAAAGAAGgagtggaaagagagagagaaatttgaattgaaggaaggagagaaaaaagagcacAAAGATGGAGGTAAAACGGAagggaaaaagggaaaacacgAACAAGGAAAGTCTGACAAGGTGAAAGATAAGGAAGGTAAACAGGAGAGGCACAGCGATGTAACGAAACAATACaaggagaagaataagaagaaagaaaaggtgagCCGAGCTGATGAAGGAAAGTCATGGAAGGCTAGCGAAGGGAATAAGGAATGGATagagaagagtgagagaaaagatcGTAAGGAAGGGAAAGACTGGAAAAAGGCGAAGCATGAGAAGGTGAATGAGGGTAAGCAAGAGAAGAAGGATTGGAAGAGGGGAAAGGACCAGGGAGAGAAGCACAAGGGGAGGGAAGAATGGAATGGAGAGAAGCAgtggaagaaagtgaaaaatgactTCAAGGAAAATGGCAAAGACAAATGGGAGATGAAGGATTGGAAAGAGAAAGGTGAGAAGAAAGAGTTGAAGAAAGATGGTGAGTGGAGGGCTAAAAATGGCaaagaagggaaaagaaaagatgaaaggAAACAGTgggaagaaagtgaaaatcatAGCAGAAATCATGGTAAGGACAGGAAAATGaaggatgaaaagaaacagtGGAAAGAGAATGAGTGGAAGGGTAAAGATGATAAGGAATGGAAGAAGAAGGATGAGAAGAAACAGCGGGAAAAGGAGGGAGAATGGAAGAGagggcagaaagagaaagatcaCAATTATGACGGGAAGAAAGTCAAATCGAGCTCTcacaaaaagaaagatgaacaCCATCGTGACGAGCATGTGTGGGGAGAGGGGAAGGCCGCTCACACACACCGCAGCCCCCCCCTCGAACAACCTGAGTACTGGGTCCAGCAGAGAGACCGGCTCCAGCACAAAACCAAACCACCACAGAACTGCAACTCATTGGAGACCTGCGCTCAGAGTGAGGGGCTGCTTCCTGTCCCCCTCCCTGAGTTTGAAGCCATCCTCCAAACTTACCTAGCCAAGGCGGAGGAGGCGGGAGTGGATGCTTCCAAAATAGAGGAGCTCAGAAAGCTGGCTCCGGAGTTCTTCAAGGACGGAGTCTTTGCTCATGACCAGATGAGCTTTCAAGATTTTGTGGAGGACGTGGGGGATATTCTGGAAGATATGGTGGAAGATATGGTGGAAGGGGATGAGAACGGGTATGAGACGGACAGCGAAATCGAGGAAGAAATGGAGGAGTTCGAAAGAGACGTGATGAAAAAGTTTTCAGTGCTGGCAGCTGCAGAAAAAGTGGAGGGAATCCAAGGGGAGAAACGGAAGGAGAACGGACGAGGACGTGGCTGA
- the pbxip1b gene encoding pre-B-cell leukemia homeobox interacting protein 1b isoform X2, translated as MSGSNSANHSWTVLTPEETVAETLKPLAEETENHEESLASAAEPESGANQAARGEASTEGSPVEEHLVSEERTVELIGDTSTEQHTSVPPALSDAAVPASLEDSGSSVPGSDAPNHSRDPPEGPAPSSPDPDSFCDSYTHITPSPDEAPASLLTTETLGGGEFTREEERLAEEGMVHHINGEELQQEDESDLSPRKSDLGKQAVYLVDQLVMDLFSIWAKRLSGEAVVDSPVDSEVGEERTERTEEEVKPEVRKRRRSLLAALDRIGRTEEEEEREEEFQVPQRDDDSGFSVNKCILCAVILLGLGTIFFSGLFMDLDEESDYGTRELKDSEAPGKQEWLNPEVPPPPVDADSTELLNKLAEENQQISLLQAQFQAQKEELNVAEGQAAEGATAPLQWEEEEKENSRLKTEMASLPVLQKENERMKRELESVLALQKELETLRSTGTELKRSPAATEAAQVPVQSTTSPSSGQPQDSRQETTKEREDRKPLKDQKEKKTDWKKEKYDTGEKKEWKEREKFELKEGEKKEHKDGGKTEGKKGKHEQGKSDKVKDKEGKQERHSDVTKQYKEKNKKKEKVSRADEGKSWKASEGNKEWIEKSERKDRKEGKDWKKAKHEKVNEGKQEKKDWKRGKDQGEKHKGREEWNGEKQWKKVKNDFKENGKDKWEMKDWKEKGEKKELKKDGEWRAKNGKEGKRKDERKQWEESENHSRNHGKDRKMKDEKKQWKENEWKGKDDKEWKKKDEKKQREKEGEWKRGQKEKDHNYDGKKVKSSSHKKKDEHHRDEHVWGEGKAAHTHRSPPLEQPEYWVQQRDRLQHKTKPPQNCNSLETCAQSEGLLPVPLPEFEAILQTYLAKAEEAGVDASKIEELRKLAPEFFKDGVFAHDQMSFQDFVEDVGDILEDMVEDMVEGDENGYETDSEIEEEMEEFERDVMKKFSVLAAAEKVEGIQGEKRKENGRGRG; from the exons ATGTCTGGCAGCAACAGTGCGAACCACAGCTGGACCGTCCTCACTCCTGAG GAGACTGTCGCTGAAACCCTGAAGCCTCtggcagaggaaacagagaatCATGAAGAAAGTCTTGCATCTGCAGCAG AGCCAGAATCTGGAGCAAATCAGGCTGCAAGGGGTGAAGCATCCACAGAGGGCTCCCCTGTGGAGGAACACCTG GTATCAGAAGAAAGAACAGTGGAGCTAATTGGAGACACAAGCACAGAGCAACACACCTCCGTGCCGCCTGCCCTCAGCGATGCCGCTGTTCCAGCTTCTTTGGAAGACTCCGGCAGCTCTGTTCCAGGCAGCGATGCCCCCAACCACTCTCGGGACCCACCCGAGGGCCCAGCACCGTCCAGCCCTGACCCTGATTCTTTCTGTGACTCCTACACCCACATAACCCCCTCCCCTGATGAGGCCCCAGCCTCACTGCTGACAACAGAGACTCTTGGAGGGGGCGAGTTTACACGAGAAGAAGAGAGGCTCGCAGAGGAAGGAATGGTGCATCACATCAATGGTGAAGAGTTACAACAGGAAGATGAGTCAGACCTGTCTCCAAGAAAGAGTGACTTAGGGAAACAGGCAG TGTACTTGGTGGACCAGCTGGTTATGGACTTGTTCAGTATCTGGGCCAAGAGGTTGTCTGGAGAGGCTGTGGTCG ACTCCCCCGTGGATTCAGAGGTgggtgaggagaggactgagagGACGGAAGAGGAGGTAAAGCCAGAGGTGAGGAAGAGGCGAAGGTCTCTCTTAGCGGCTCTGGACCGGATCGgtaggacagaggaggaagaggaaagagaggaagagtttcAGGTGCCGCAGCGAGACGACGACAGCGGATTCTCTGTGAACAAGTGCATCCTTTGTGCCGTCATTCTGTTAGGCCTCGGCACTATCTTTTTCTCTG GTCTCTTCATGGACTTGGATGAGG AGAGTGACTATGGGACAAGGGAGCTGAAAGACTCAGAAGCTCCAGGAAA acAGGAGTGGCTTAATCCAGAGGTTCCTCCACCTCCAGTAGATGCTGACAGCACAGAGCTGCTAAATAAGTTGGCTGAAGAGAACCAGCAGATTTCTTTGCTACAAGCCCAATTTCAG GCACAGAAAGAAGAGCTAAATGTGGCCGAGGGACAGGCAGCAGAGGGAGCAACGGCGCCTctgcagtgggaggaggaggagaaggaaaacagtaGGTTGAAGACAGAGATGGCATCTCTCCCTGTTCTTCAGAAAGAGaatgagaggatgaagagagagcTGGAGTCTGTCCTGGCGCTACAGAAAGAACTAGAAACACTGAGATCGACTGGGACTGAATTAAAACGCTCCCCAG CAGCCACTGAAGCCGCTCAAGTACCTGTGCAGTCCACAACATCGCCCTCCAGTGGTCAGCCCCAGGACAGCAGGCAGGAAACaactaaagagagagaggacaggaaacCATTGAAGGaccagaaagagaagaagacggATTGGAAGAAGGAGAAATATGACACTGGTGAAAAGAAGgagtggaaagagagagagaaatttgaattgaaggaaggagagaaaaaagagcacAAAGATGGAGGTAAAACGGAagggaaaaagggaaaacacgAACAAGGAAAGTCTGACAAGGTGAAAGATAAGGAAGGTAAACAGGAGAGGCACAGCGATGTAACGAAACAATACaaggagaagaataagaagaaagaaaaggtgagCCGAGCTGATGAAGGAAAGTCATGGAAGGCTAGCGAAGGGAATAAGGAATGGATagagaagagtgagagaaaagatcGTAAGGAAGGGAAAGACTGGAAAAAGGCGAAGCATGAGAAGGTGAATGAGGGTAAGCAAGAGAAGAAGGATTGGAAGAGGGGAAAGGACCAGGGAGAGAAGCACAAGGGGAGGGAAGAATGGAATGGAGAGAAGCAgtggaagaaagtgaaaaatgactTCAAGGAAAATGGCAAAGACAAATGGGAGATGAAGGATTGGAAAGAGAAAGGTGAGAAGAAAGAGTTGAAGAAAGATGGTGAGTGGAGGGCTAAAAATGGCaaagaagggaaaagaaaagatgaaaggAAACAGTgggaagaaagtgaaaatcatAGCAGAAATCATGGTAAGGACAGGAAAATGaaggatgaaaagaaacagtGGAAAGAGAATGAGTGGAAGGGTAAAGATGATAAGGAATGGAAGAAGAAGGATGAGAAGAAACAGCGGGAAAAGGAGGGAGAATGGAAGAGagggcagaaagagaaagatcaCAATTATGACGGGAAGAAAGTCAAATCGAGCTCTcacaaaaagaaagatgaacaCCATCGTGACGAGCATGTGTGGGGAGAGGGGAAGGCCGCTCACACACACCGCAGCCCCCCCCTCGAACAACCTGAGTACTGGGTCCAGCAGAGAGACCGGCTCCAGCACAAAACCAAACCACCACAGAACTGCAACTCATTGGAGACCTGCGCTCAGAGTGAGGGGCTGCTTCCTGTCCCCCTCCCTGAGTTTGAAGCCATCCTCCAAACTTACCTAGCCAAGGCGGAGGAGGCGGGAGTGGATGCTTCCAAAATAGAGGAGCTCAGAAAGCTGGCTCCGGAGTTCTTCAAGGACGGAGTCTTTGCTCATGACCAGATGAGCTTTCAAGATTTTGTGGAGGACGTGGGGGATATTCTGGAAGATATGGTGGAAGATATGGTGGAAGGGGATGAGAACGGGTATGAGACGGACAGCGAAATCGAGGAAGAAATGGAGGAGTTCGAAAGAGACGTGATGAAAAAGTTTTCAGTGCTGGCAGCTGCAGAAAAAGTGGAGGGAATCCAAGGGGAGAAACGGAAGGAGAACGGACGAGGACGTGGCTGA
- the pbxip1b gene encoding pre-B-cell leukemia homeobox interacting protein 1b isoform X5, with protein sequence MSGSNSANHSWTVLTPEETVAETLKPLAEETENHEESLASAAEPESGANQAARGEASTEGSPVEEHLVSEERTVELIGDTSTEQHTSVPPALSDAAVPASLEDSGSSVPGSDAPNHSRDPPEGPAPSSPDPDSFCDSYTHITPSPDEAPASLLTTETLGGGEFTREEERLAEEGMVHHINGEELQQEDESDLSPRKSDLGKQAVYLVDQLVMDLFSIWAKRLSGEAVVDSPVDSEVGEERTERTEEEVKPEVRKRRRSLLAALDRIGRTEEEEEREEEFQVPQRDDDSGFSVNKCILCAVILLGLGTIFFSESDYGTRELKDSEAPGKQEWLNPEVPPPPVDADSTELLNKLAEENQQISLLQAQFQAQKEELNVAEGQAAEGATAPLQWEEEEKENSRLKTEMASLPVLQKENERMKRELESVLALQKELETLRSTGTELKRSPAATEAAQVPVQSTTSPSSGQPQDSRQETTKEREDRKPLKDQKEKKTDWKKEKYDTGEKKEWKEREKFELKEGEKKEHKDGGKTEGKKGKHEQGKSDKVKDKEGKQERHSDVTKQYKEKNKKKEKVSRADEGKSWKASEGNKEWIEKSERKDRKEGKDWKKAKHEKVNEGKQEKKDWKRGKDQGEKHKGREEWNGEKQWKKVKNDFKENGKDKWEMKDWKEKGEKKELKKDGEWRAKNGKEGKRKDERKQWEESENHSRNHGKDRKMKDEKKQWKENEWKGKDDKEWKKKDEKKQREKEGEWKRGQKEKDHNYDGKKVKSSSHKKKDEHHRDEHVWGEGKAAHTHRSPPLEQPEYWVQQRDRLQHKTKPPQNCNSLETCAQSEGLLPVPLPEFEAILQTYLAKAEEAGVDASKIEELRKLAPEFFKDGVFAHDQMSFQDFVEDVGDILEDMVEDMVEGDENGYETDSEIEEEMEEFERDVMKKFSVLAAAEKVEGIQGEKRKENGRGRG encoded by the exons ATGTCTGGCAGCAACAGTGCGAACCACAGCTGGACCGTCCTCACTCCTGAG GAGACTGTCGCTGAAACCCTGAAGCCTCtggcagaggaaacagagaatCATGAAGAAAGTCTTGCATCTGCAGCAG AGCCAGAATCTGGAGCAAATCAGGCTGCAAGGGGTGAAGCATCCACAGAGGGCTCCCCTGTGGAGGAACACCTG GTATCAGAAGAAAGAACAGTGGAGCTAATTGGAGACACAAGCACAGAGCAACACACCTCCGTGCCGCCTGCCCTCAGCGATGCCGCTGTTCCAGCTTCTTTGGAAGACTCCGGCAGCTCTGTTCCAGGCAGCGATGCCCCCAACCACTCTCGGGACCCACCCGAGGGCCCAGCACCGTCCAGCCCTGACCCTGATTCTTTCTGTGACTCCTACACCCACATAACCCCCTCCCCTGATGAGGCCCCAGCCTCACTGCTGACAACAGAGACTCTTGGAGGGGGCGAGTTTACACGAGAAGAAGAGAGGCTCGCAGAGGAAGGAATGGTGCATCACATCAATGGTGAAGAGTTACAACAGGAAGATGAGTCAGACCTGTCTCCAAGAAAGAGTGACTTAGGGAAACAGGCAG TGTACTTGGTGGACCAGCTGGTTATGGACTTGTTCAGTATCTGGGCCAAGAGGTTGTCTGGAGAGGCTGTGGTCG ACTCCCCCGTGGATTCAGAGGTgggtgaggagaggactgagagGACGGAAGAGGAGGTAAAGCCAGAGGTGAGGAAGAGGCGAAGGTCTCTCTTAGCGGCTCTGGACCGGATCGgtaggacagaggaggaagaggaaagagaggaagagtttcAGGTGCCGCAGCGAGACGACGACAGCGGATTCTCTGTGAACAAGTGCATCCTTTGTGCCGTCATTCTGTTAGGCCTCGGCACTATCTTTTTCTCTG AGAGTGACTATGGGACAAGGGAGCTGAAAGACTCAGAAGCTCCAGGAAAACAG GAGTGGCTTAATCCAGAGGTTCCTCCACCTCCAGTAGATGCTGACAGCACAGAGCTGCTAAATAAGTTGGCTGAAGAGAACCAGCAGATTTCTTTGCTACAAGCCCAATTTCAG GCACAGAAAGAAGAGCTAAATGTGGCCGAGGGACAGGCAGCAGAGGGAGCAACGGCGCCTctgcagtgggaggaggaggagaaggaaaacagtaGGTTGAAGACAGAGATGGCATCTCTCCCTGTTCTTCAGAAAGAGaatgagaggatgaagagagagcTGGAGTCTGTCCTGGCGCTACAGAAAGAACTAGAAACACTGAGATCGACTGGGACTGAATTAAAACGCTCCCCAG CAGCCACTGAAGCCGCTCAAGTACCTGTGCAGTCCACAACATCGCCCTCCAGTGGTCAGCCCCAGGACAGCAGGCAGGAAACaactaaagagagagaggacaggaaacCATTGAAGGaccagaaagagaagaagacggATTGGAAGAAGGAGAAATATGACACTGGTGAAAAGAAGgagtggaaagagagagagaaatttgaattgaaggaaggagagaaaaaagagcacAAAGATGGAGGTAAAACGGAagggaaaaagggaaaacacgAACAAGGAAAGTCTGACAAGGTGAAAGATAAGGAAGGTAAACAGGAGAGGCACAGCGATGTAACGAAACAATACaaggagaagaataagaagaaagaaaaggtgagCCGAGCTGATGAAGGAAAGTCATGGAAGGCTAGCGAAGGGAATAAGGAATGGATagagaagagtgagagaaaagatcGTAAGGAAGGGAAAGACTGGAAAAAGGCGAAGCATGAGAAGGTGAATGAGGGTAAGCAAGAGAAGAAGGATTGGAAGAGGGGAAAGGACCAGGGAGAGAAGCACAAGGGGAGGGAAGAATGGAATGGAGAGAAGCAgtggaagaaagtgaaaaatgactTCAAGGAAAATGGCAAAGACAAATGGGAGATGAAGGATTGGAAAGAGAAAGGTGAGAAGAAAGAGTTGAAGAAAGATGGTGAGTGGAGGGCTAAAAATGGCaaagaagggaaaagaaaagatgaaaggAAACAGTgggaagaaagtgaaaatcatAGCAGAAATCATGGTAAGGACAGGAAAATGaaggatgaaaagaaacagtGGAAAGAGAATGAGTGGAAGGGTAAAGATGATAAGGAATGGAAGAAGAAGGATGAGAAGAAACAGCGGGAAAAGGAGGGAGAATGGAAGAGagggcagaaagagaaagatcaCAATTATGACGGGAAGAAAGTCAAATCGAGCTCTcacaaaaagaaagatgaacaCCATCGTGACGAGCATGTGTGGGGAGAGGGGAAGGCCGCTCACACACACCGCAGCCCCCCCCTCGAACAACCTGAGTACTGGGTCCAGCAGAGAGACCGGCTCCAGCACAAAACCAAACCACCACAGAACTGCAACTCATTGGAGACCTGCGCTCAGAGTGAGGGGCTGCTTCCTGTCCCCCTCCCTGAGTTTGAAGCCATCCTCCAAACTTACCTAGCCAAGGCGGAGGAGGCGGGAGTGGATGCTTCCAAAATAGAGGAGCTCAGAAAGCTGGCTCCGGAGTTCTTCAAGGACGGAGTCTTTGCTCATGACCAGATGAGCTTTCAAGATTTTGTGGAGGACGTGGGGGATATTCTGGAAGATATGGTGGAAGATATGGTGGAAGGGGATGAGAACGGGTATGAGACGGACAGCGAAATCGAGGAAGAAATGGAGGAGTTCGAAAGAGACGTGATGAAAAAGTTTTCAGTGCTGGCAGCTGCAGAAAAAGTGGAGGGAATCCAAGGGGAGAAACGGAAGGAGAACGGACGAGGACGTGGCTGA